The Frankiaceae bacterium genome includes a region encoding these proteins:
- a CDS encoding DUF4097 family beta strand repeat-containing protein, with protein MQTFEIDGPVQVSVENSAGEVRVTTTDAVRAEVEVTAMRNDDPSREAAEETRVEYRDGRLDVAVPRNKGTFFGREPRVRVDVRVPHDSSLAFTTASADVRGEGRFAEVRGKTASGDVSLGDAGTVRIESASGDLRVDELRGDGGLKSASGDIKLGHVAGTLDASVVSGDLRVATIDNGAHVQAVSGDIDLTAVAQGDVEVRSVSGDVSVGVRQGARVRVDVSTVSGDLESEVELDAAPGDGDDGPLVSVSGRTVSGDLRIKRAR; from the coding sequence ATGCAGACGTTCGAGATCGACGGGCCCGTCCAGGTCAGCGTCGAGAACTCCGCGGGCGAGGTCCGCGTGACGACCACCGACGCCGTGCGCGCGGAGGTCGAGGTGACCGCGATGCGCAACGACGACCCCAGCCGCGAGGCCGCCGAGGAGACCCGCGTGGAGTACCGCGACGGGCGGCTCGACGTGGCGGTGCCGCGCAACAAGGGGACGTTCTTCGGCCGCGAGCCCCGGGTCAGGGTCGACGTGCGGGTGCCGCACGACAGCTCGCTGGCGTTCACGACGGCGTCCGCCGACGTCCGCGGCGAGGGCCGCTTCGCCGAGGTCCGCGGCAAGACCGCGTCGGGTGACGTGAGCCTGGGCGACGCGGGGACCGTACGGATCGAGAGCGCGAGCGGCGACCTGCGCGTCGACGAGCTGCGCGGCGACGGCGGGCTCAAGTCGGCATCCGGCGACATCAAGCTCGGGCACGTCGCCGGCACGCTCGACGCGTCCGTCGTCTCCGGCGACCTGCGGGTCGCGACGATCGACAACGGCGCCCACGTCCAGGCGGTCTCCGGCGACATCGACCTGACGGCCGTGGCGCAGGGCGACGTCGAGGTGCGTTCGGTGTCGGGCGACGTGTCGGTGGGCGTACGGCAGGGCGCGCGGGTGCGCGTCGACGTGAGCACCGTGAGCGGAGATCTCGAGTCGGAGGTCGAGCTCGACGCCGCCCCCGGCGACGGCGACGACGGGCCGCTGGTGTCGGTGAGCGGCCGTACGGTCAGCGGAGACCTGCGCATCAAGCGGGCACGCTGA